acCTGTGGCTGACAGTTGCAAGTGCCATTTTCGAATGATAAACAAAGTTGGGATTAGAGTTGACTACAACTTATTCCCCCTTTCCTGGGCTCTTGAGTTTTATCACATATCGAATATATCTATATGAGTTTAAATAGGGTCACAAAAGAATGTACAACAGCCAATTAAAATTACTGTccgtttctattttttatctagACTATTGGTGTCAAAATGGAGAGCTACAACGTTACACATGCGACATCCATTTTTTGGGACACAACTAATGACACAGCCTATAAAGATTACGACTATTTTCAGGAAGATCCACAAACCcttctcattaaaaaaattttgcaCATCTCCTCTATGGTGCTATATTCCGTGGCTTTCTTACTTGGGACAACTGGGAACGGGCTTGTCATCTGGATTGCAGGCTTCAAGATGAAGAAGACGGTCAACATCATATGGTTCGTTAATCTGGCCATTGCTGATTTCATCTTCACGCTTTTCCTTCCGCTCAGCGTTGTCTACATTGCCCTTGACTTCCACTGGCCCTTTGGCACGTTTATGTGCAAGTTAAACAGTAGCCTTGCGTTCATCAACCTGTTTGCCAGTGTCTTCTTACTCACCATTATTAGTATTGACCGTTGCATCTCGGTGATGTTTCCAGTCTGGTCCCAGAACCACAGGACACCCCGTCGGGCCTCATTGGTGGCTCTGGCAGTGTGGTTTCTTTCGTTGTGTTTCAGTTTGCCTTATTTTATTGTTAGGGACACATTTGAGGGAGATGGCTACACCAGGTGCTACAATAACTTTGGTTATGATGAGAATAATGAGTTGACTGATCTTGGACTACAAAGGATGAAGGCAACTGTGGTAATGCGATCCCTTTTAGGCTTTTGCATTCCTTTCCCAGTCATTATCTTCTGTTACACGGTGATTGCGCTAAAACTCCATTGGAATCGCATGTCCACATCTTCGAAGCCATTCAAAATTATTGTAGCTGTTCTGATCTCATTCTTTATCTGCTGGTTTCCTTACCACATCTTCTCATTCCTGGAAATGTCTCAGTTCACTAACCCCAATGTCAACTATGGAACAGTGTTGTATATAGGAATACCCATCGCCTCCAGCCTGGCATTTCTCAACAGCTGCGTTAACCCTTTCCTGTATGTCTTCATGGGCAGAGACTTCAAGAATACGTTTATGACATCTATACAGTCTGTTTTCGAGAAGGCCTTCAGCGAGGACTCCGTCTATATAGACGCCAGACATACAAAGTCAACAAAGTCAACAAAGTCAACATCTGAATCGAATATGGTCTGACATCAAAAAGGATGATTAAAAGTATTATAAAGCAGTTATACAGAGCTTCCATTTATAATGACAGTACTGTTAATACTATCCTATTGTTACCAGATCCTTAAAAGAGATACACCACCATTTTTTAGGTCTATATAACTTTTTGACCTTTTCTTTAATCTAACAAGGCCTCTCCATCTTGCATTTGATATCATTCCCATATCATCATTCCCATACTGAAACCCAAGATGTTTGATGGTATTATAAAGCAAGACTAAGCAACTGTTGCTAGACAAGCACTATATAAAAAGTCTGAATTACAATGTCGAAGGCATTTCCATTTTAAATGAAcggctgcaggtctctgtgatCCCTTTCTGAGCAGAGACCTTTTAGGTGCTTTTTTGTCCCTTAGGATAGGGACAGCTTCATAGACACAGGCACTGGGTATAtagggccctgcacccaccagtcccaCCCTGGGCAGAAATCCGCCCCATGTGTCCTTACCATTAGTTCTCGCAGTTCTGTCTGAGGTATTTCCCCTAAAGTATCAGCAGTTTGTAtataggtgtgggacctgttatacagaatgctcaggacctggggttttcctgataagggatctttctttaatttgtatcttcacaccttaagtctactagaaaatcatgtaaacatgaaataaagccaataggctggttttgcttccaataaggattaattatatcttagttgggatcaagtacaagctactgttttattattacacagaaaaaggaaatcattaaaaaaaatggattatttggataaaatggagtctatggaagatggctaaTTAACGGATtaaataacggatttccggataatggttctcatacctgtactataaattaaTTATCAGCTAAttacaaattagaaaataaatctgGCTGAGATGGCCCTTTTATATAAGcacagttgttttattttttctgttggcATGGGGATCTTCTAAAAAGTGAGTAACCAGCTATTAAATGGAACTAAACACCTTTCTAGATAATTCTAAAAAGTAACAAATATTAACAACCAATACATTTGATTATTTTAAGAAAGATTTTACTAGAACCCTGGCAAAATACATAAGGACAGAGCGAACTCCCTGGGACCCCCTGTGATATCTGGGTGTAGTTCTCTAATTTCTAATTCACAGTGTCCAATCAATTTATTTCTGAACACATATGTTAAAAGCGTTGCtagcctttgaattaacttttagtatgatgtagagagggatattctgagacaatttgcaattggttttcattttttattatttgtgggttttgagttatttcactttttattcagcagctctctagtttgaaattttagcaatctagttgctagggtctaaattcccctagcaaccatgcactggtgtgaataggagactggaatatgaataggagaggcctgaatagaaagatgagtaataaaaaggagcaataataatacagttgtagccttacagagttttttttttttagattgggttagtgatcccatttgaaagctgaaaagagtcaaaagtaGAAGGCAAACAatgtaaaaactattaaaaagataaatccaattgaaaagttgcttagaattagccattctataaaataaaatgaacataaaattgatccacccctttaaacactaaattaaaccaataggctggatCATGTAAAAAGTATTAattcatttttacagagaaaaaggaaatcatttttaaaattacaattattaaCTTAAACtaatgtaacactattttgggctatttaGACCAAACAGGGtaaatgtccagctagtgattagagcatgggttacatgtgccTCTAACACTTAAGGCCTTTGCTATGGTGTAgggcaactacaactcccacaggctactgtgcaagaAAAAGGTAAAAGAATGGAccccaggaggttcttgcagtaaaacagatttTGCCCGGCACTGCAATGACCCACATACAATGAGGCTCATGCAGAATAGAAATCAGCAGACTAGGATAGTTTGATGAGACAGCTGACCTCCAGGCAGATATACCACAAAactggtctggatctcacccagtggaggggtcagggaggaaaacctaaagcctgacacttTATCCACtttggtcccttcactgtaggaaaatcttacagcctgggaagctactcctctttctctcttccctcactatcTGACTCtgctagagagtctataacagatagtaATCCTGTCACTAACTAGCCTCGTTCACGGgatccctgctccccgacttaaaCACcaaaggttcaggtccctctagggcaaactggctttactgggccttggtgtacccaggctcaatggagacatccggatgggtcagacaccaggagccaaagcggaagatccacccctttccaagcactatattaaagtgtgacagGAAATGGTCATAAAGCCTCTTGTTCAATAACTGTAATATGTAAATGATatactagatacatgggcttttgcccagcaactatgGAAATGAGGAAGTATAGAGATTCAAAGtcataaaaacattagaaaacctatgggtccctacactaaaGTCTAATGGAGATGGtgttcctgtaattcagaacgttctggctaacaggtttctggatgatgCGCTGTATACTTGTGTagcaccctcttggcgaccccctgGTGTCAAGGTTGTACCATCTTACCAACTTGGGTCCttagtcccctttgcaaggtgaaagggtaatGGGAATtcttctcatggcagtgcctacacctaatgggatccgggaatacacctgcgggtggcccaattaggaaaaacattcaacacacactttgctttataacaatatcaactttatacaaagaaAGTGCAGATAAAAGGGTCAGTAAAACTGTAAAAGGTACAAATATGCATTCAATAGCATGACTCACTACCCTGGTGAACCTGTgccagtcctatcctggtaattccctacaAGTCCTGCACTACTCCTTTGGTGACAAAGAGTCTCTGTCCCTTTTCCCAACAAGAGCACAAATGGTCCCAGGTAGCGCTATAGCCCAAATACCTTTTCCTCCAGACTAGGTACTTGCTCCCAAATATCAGGCACACAAAAGCATGTGTCACATTAGGTAACACAACAGATCCTCTTCCTCTACCCTTCCCAGTCAGACTCACCCCCGGGCTCACACAGAGCTCCTAGccctgtctatagcgcgagcacacACAATCCAGTTTGAAAAATctggagcttcagaccctcctggtctagtTCCCAGGAATGGGGCTGCCATCCCTGCCTCAgtggcctcctgcctctacatatTGCTGGCTCGAATCACTATCTGCAATGTGTAGTAGTATTCAGCAGTAAGATAGCAGAAATCTGTAATGCCTGTCTGAGCATATGGCATCTCCTTTTATAccaaagtggtgcagcagcgacacctagtGACATCCTCAagtatctgccatgctgcaccagCACAAGGGCTCTAGCCTCTGCCCAGCCCCTCGAACCCTGTAGCTAAAGTCCAAACAGGGATTTCCACACCATGTGGATCAGACCGAAGGgtaattaaccctatgggtccctacacctgTATGGAAATAAATTGCCCTATTATACTTTTGGTTGGTTGGATGATGGATAAAGCCCCTTAGATTGCAAAACATTCCCACTCTGGACTCACTTGTGcctgtacttactgcctcctCTAAATCAACAAAATGATTCCATTCAaaattttaaagggacactaaacccaactATAAAACTGTCCCACTGCGccccctagttctctatagaagttgaaaaaaaaaacaattacacagGGAAACCAATTCACTGATGAGATTTTAACTGGTCATAAACttcattacagatgcaagagaatcagCCAATGAGAATTCTGAGCACTGTGTCATCCATCTTCCAATCCCAGCACTATGTCATCAATCTTGCTCTTATGTTACAGATTTATTCGGAttaactgggattctcattggaggattattttgcatattaatgcTGCCCTGGGCCCTGGAGACctgaggaaatttttttttgtgcaatatcgctttaagaatacaaccctgatgttgctggactacagctcccagcatgccttaatcTTGATAGtatgttaaagtatgctgggatttgtagtccagcaacaactgagtaaagtgtggttgagcagtgcagggCAGCAGGGTTTAGGGTTTAGTGCTGCAATCAAGATATTGCATAGTGGATTGGTGAGGGACAGCCCCATTCCAGCATTACTAACACAAGAAATGAGTTAATTGGTTCATACAACAGAAGTTAGTGGTGGGCACTTACCCAggtccagaactaggggtagacagaagaggcagccGCCTACTGCACAATAATAGGGTGGTGCTGAGCAGCTACCTCTACATTTGTCTTTTGCCTACGCCTAATCCATGTtcgcacccctcagtcttacttcCCTTcttcctgtcaccctcccctctgtcactctcccctccctcccacccctctgttgctctcccctccctcccacccctctgttgctctcccctccctcctttcaacctcccctccatcactcttccctctctcctgtcaccctcccctctgtcgctctccccttcctcccctccgtcgctctccccttcctcccctccatctctctcccctccctccagtCACTCTCCCCTCCGTTGCTCTCCCCTTCGCCGCACTCAAGTGCGCATACGCGGGGGTGGGATCAGTGGCTGGCCAGGTTGTCTAGGGCACCCAGccggcctggcccggccctgcacTTACCCATTGCTTTCAGGGCAATCTGACTTACTTAGAGCTGGAGGAAATCAGCGAGTGAATAAAGGGAACATGTGCCCTGCTGCACCCTGTTTTTATTTAAGTCAAACTTATTACCTTCTGTCCCACATAGTTTAGAGAATAGAGCAGGAATAAAAGTGCTCACACAGGGTCTGTAATTACAGGCTGCCCTTGGAGGATTGATGACTTGTGAGGCCCTAGGCTACAGCCACACAGgacccccttctaggctactgctgggtgtGTATACATGCAAAGCCAGGGATTACCTGCACCCAAGCTGCAATGGGTCCGGCACACTCCAATGACCTCACTGAATCTGCACTTATCTTGGCCTGTCTTCTCCTCCCAGCGACCCAACTGGACCCAGCaacgcaaataaaaataaatgttaaaagaaaagtaaatagaaaaaataatttcaaaaaagcTAAATGGGCACTTAGGCTTTAGCCTGGGAGGGTGTGTAGGGCACATATCTAAGTTAAAGTGCAAGACAAATCTGCAAAGTGATTGTCCGTATATTTTGCACCAAACTCTTGTGCCAGCAGCCTCGAAATGTATTGCTCACCTTTGGCCAAACTCTTGAAATGATGCAGGAAGTCTGAGAAATAAACTTCTGCAATGTGGggtcaaaaaatgaaaatttgagtcagaagaaaaatcaGAACATTAGACACTGCAACATATATAGGTCAATCAATGTGCCTTAATCATATACATGTAAGGATGGGAAATAGTTAAGGAATTGTTGACCCTAATTTCAACCTATAGTATGACGTAGagcttgatattctgagactatttctAATACAGTAggtcttttattttctgttatttttgaaTGAGTTAATTTTTTGTTCAGCACCTCTCCGGTTTGGaattttagaaatctggttgctagcgtccaacAACAAGTAACAAATGAtcaactggaatatgaataagagaaggaCAGAATTAGACAGAATCAAAAGATAATTCATTAAAAGTAGCAgtgacaataaaattgtaacctaaccttttgaaagatgaaaagagtcagaagaaaaaggctaataatcGAAAAacttaatttagatgcatgatgcatggctgcacataaatcagttcagtctgcagcatgcatctataTGAATTGCTATTTAGCCATGCAGaatgtggattccatatgtgttcggttttaaacgGGTGAgattaatgatgggcaaatttattcggcaggcgtgaattcccgcgatttgcaaaactgctgcgaagAATTccctggcgtccaaaaaaatgtgccaaaaaattgtgtcaaaaacaagacgacagcgacgttttagaaacttttcgccgtttcgaaaatttcacgggaaattcacaaattttgcggctaagcgaaacaggacaaattccccCATGACTAggtgagatggcaaccctagactcaggcccagtcccaccctgctgtgactccatataaaaacataaatcagtcagatactgattttttttagctCTGGAAATCCTAAGATTATCCTATTCTTTAAAACATGAGCACATCCATGAAAATGACAGTTATTGCTCACAGCAGATCTCTAAGGCTGAACAAACAAAAACGAGGTTGCAGGAGTGGAATATCCACATGAGACCAGTAGGGGGCAGGGAAGCCCAGCAAACGGAATCCTTGGTGATCTTAAAGTATTTAATTAAACAATTCTCCTGCAGAATGATATAcattaacaaataatttatacttctTATGTAAGTTgaacatataatataataggGAGTTATGTGAAAATGCCCCTCACAGTAATTAGCTAAAATGGAGCTTCTGAATACActacatatacattatatgacactggaatcagacacgGGGATAAGGGACAGACTTGTTctgtgctgggaaactgggcttaaagcttccaattCCAATTACAGGAGCAAAGAACAGAGACtcagattgatacagatcagctgggattctcattggaggatttttttgcattttaatgcagtcGCTGGATCTGGACATatggggaaaagttttattgtgcaatattgctttaagaatacaaccctgatgttgctggactacagctcccagcatgcctcaaccttcatcatatgttacattattctgggatttgtagtccagtaacaactgagtaaagtttggttgagcagtgcagcagggtttagtaCCCCTGTAAGGTAAgtactattagggggttatttatcaaagtctgaatttatttcaatatttactgctacaaactccgatcaaatccgctcgggttgtgttacgcttatttattattatatttttctgaaaatttgctttgcaggaaaaaaaatcagatcttctgaatttttccatctgatttttaatttttttttcggaattttccccctgaaaactccggggtattgcacgaaacccagcacacatcaaaaaatcattgggacttctcccattgacttatatacaacctcaacaggtctgagatgacggattttaagattcagacttttccatcctcggggtttaataaattctgaaaaattcgtgattttataaaaaaaaaatcacaaacttttcatgatttttgcattcggagtagTGTCTGCTAGTGGTGGGTGCATCTCTACACATTTAGCAACAACAACTTCCATCTTCATAGAAttctatacagtagaacccccaataTTTtaagcgcaacaatttttctccttacaaatgcattaaagttaatgggcatatTTTCTTATGATGGActttttgtcataatgcattaaagggatactgtcatgggaatttttttccaaaatgtatcagttaatagggctgctccagcagaattctatattgaaatccatttctcaaaagagcaaacagatgttttatatttaattttgaaatatgacatgaggctagacatattgtcagtttcccagctgcctcgagttatgtgacttgtgctctgataaacttcagtcactctttactgctgtactgcaagttggagtgatatcatccccctctcttcccccccccagcagcctaacagcagaacaatgggaaggtaaccagatagcagctccctaacacaagataacagttccctggtggatctaagaacagcactcaatagtaaaatccaggtcccactgcgacacattcagttacatttaataggagaaacaaaagcctggcagaaagcagttccatcctaaaatgctggctctttctgaaatcacaattGCAAAATAACCTGAAAtgcatctacacaccaatattacaactaaaaaaaatatacttgctggttcaggaattacattttatattgtagattatttgcaatgtaaatgtcACGTTCGggaccctatatccagaacccaagctaagctccctggtctcggctctcacttctgcctctaaccgccaCCGTTCAGAAATAATCTGCCActatctttcactcctagagcaactattacACAAACTTATATCACTATATTAGCTTTCCCTAGCCAAGGTCAGTAACtgctcagaccctctcctgttcccACCTCCCCCCAAGGTGGGATCCAGAAAGAGAGATCCCTGAGCACATGTGTACTCTCCCTTTTAAACACCACCTACTGGGCAAAACCTTGAACTACAATGAACCCATGAAAAGgaacatagctgcctgggtgcttCAATAGACCACTTGGGAGTCAAAATTCAGTGGAAAGTGCCTGAATAAAACTTTacctaaacctcagggtctctacatactCTTTAGAGTcttactgggataccactacagtgtTGTCCATCCCTATCATTTCTGCTACTCTGTTTTCTGCATTTTAACAATAATGCCATGGCTGTACCCCCAAATTGTGGAGGTATtttacaggtaagggggtgtttagattGAAAAACTGCAAGGTGTACACTTAGAGTGCAGCCCCAAACTTTATTTTTTCTCAATTTCACTTTTGACTTAAAAATATGGTTGAGTTCTATGGTGATCGGTATGGCACCAGCTACATTTAGAGCAAAAACTTCGGCACAGCTAAAACCTAGAGGTTTCTAATAATACCCAACTTATGAGCAGATTTTGCTGCCATCATTAGATATGCCACTTTATCATAGAGATGCACTCATCTGTTTTGTTGTGATGTAAAATTGTATAAttgcaaaattctattttattaagaaaagtgggttacaaataatttttagtatTGCTGGATTCAGCAGAATAAGGGCTTTTACAAACGTTTTTGTCAGTAAATACaatatttcttgaaaaaaataaaaatatttttgttcattttactttttttttttttacatatttcactcaAAATTGTTGTTACAActctagtataggtatgggatccattatccagaaacccattacccagaaagttatgaa
This sequence is a window from Xenopus laevis strain J_2021 chromosome 7S, Xenopus_laevis_v10.1, whole genome shotgun sequence. Protein-coding genes within it:
- the LOC108705051 gene encoding chemokine-like receptor 1, which encodes MESYNVTHATSIFWDTTNDTAYKDYDYFQEDPQTLLIKKILHISSMVLYSVAFLLGTTGNGLVIWIAGFKMKKTVNIIWFVNLAIADFIFTLFLPLSVVYIALDFHWPFGTFMCKLNSSLAFINLFASVFLLTIISIDRCISVMFPVWSQNHRTPRRASLVALAVWFLSLCFSLPYFIVRDTFEGDGYTRCYNNFGYDENNELTDLGLQRMKATVVMRSLLGFCIPFPVIIFCYTVIALKLHWNRMSTSSKPFKIIVAVLISFFICWFPYHIFSFLEMSQFTNPNVNYGTVLYIGIPIASSLAFLNSCVNPFLYVFMGRDFKNTFMTSIQSVFEKAFSEDSVYIDARHTKSTKSTKSTSESNMV